Proteins encoded in a region of the Methylosinus trichosporium OB3b genome:
- a CDS encoding MotA/TolQ/ExbB proton channel family protein — translation MEYSSISPVTMFMNAGPVGKVVMGMLILASVWTWVLIVEGVVSVVRIGRAARSARAGGAAGLLGPVEAAGEHAGSFDLPGESIGEKRERVAEIMSRAGRELLTSAEGGLPNLAVISSVAPFVGLFGTVWGIMTSFAGIAQSQDTSLAVVAPGIAEALAATAYGLAAAIPASVGYNRIGAAFARAGQQVAHYVEDKALAITSGHAVVTRKREAA, via the coding sequence ATGGAATATTCTTCGATTTCACCCGTAACCATGTTCATGAACGCCGGGCCTGTCGGCAAGGTGGTCATGGGAATGCTCATTCTCGCTTCCGTATGGACCTGGGTCCTCATCGTCGAGGGCGTCGTCTCGGTCGTGCGCATCGGCCGGGCGGCGCGCTCGGCGCGCGCCGGCGGCGCGGCGGGCCTGCTCGGGCCGGTCGAGGCGGCGGGCGAGCACGCCGGCTCCTTCGATCTCCCCGGCGAGTCGATCGGCGAGAAGCGCGAGCGCGTCGCCGAGATCATGAGCCGCGCGGGCCGCGAGCTGCTGACCAGCGCGGAAGGCGGCCTGCCCAATCTCGCGGTGATCTCGTCGGTCGCGCCATTCGTCGGCCTGTTCGGCACGGTGTGGGGCATCATGACCAGCTTCGCCGGCATCGCCCAGTCGCAGGACACGAGCCTCGCGGTGGTCGCGCCCGGCATCGCCGAGGCGCTCGCCGCCACCGCCTATGGCCTCGCGGCCGCCATTCCGGCCTCCGTCGGCTATAACCGCATCGGCGCGGCCTTCGCCCGCGCCGGCCAGCAGGTCGCGCATTACGTCGAGGACAAGGCGCTCGCCATCACCAGCGGCCATGCGGTCGTGACGCGCAAGCGGGAGGCGGCGTGA
- a CDS encoding ArsR/SmtB family transcription factor, which yields MTPSPRLLPLEPALAALNAAGEETRLRLLGLLAETELTVSEAVAILGQSQPRVSRHLKLLVEAGLVERRREGAWAFFRLATADVQGEIARNVVSWLDPLDPVLAGDRARLAEVRQARADAAARYFADHASEWDEIRSLHVPEAQVEAAMREAVGEAPLRRLLDLGAGAGRMLELFAPQAEQAIGVDLSSAMLAVARGRLEEAGARNVQLRQGDIYALPIERNSCDLVIVHQVLHYLDDPGRALREAARALAPGGRLLVVDFAPHREEALRDAHAHRRLGFATQEISALLTQAGLEVLSQKDLAPCAEDGGKLTVSLWLARDPRIIADPLPRTSYETA from the coding sequence ATGACCCCTTCGCCTCGTCTTCTCCCTCTGGAGCCCGCCCTCGCCGCGTTGAATGCGGCCGGCGAGGAGACGCGGCTGCGGCTGCTCGGGCTTCTGGCCGAGACCGAGCTCACCGTCAGCGAGGCTGTCGCCATTCTCGGCCAGTCGCAGCCGCGCGTCTCCCGGCATCTGAAGCTTCTCGTCGAGGCCGGGCTCGTCGAGCGTCGCCGCGAGGGCGCCTGGGCCTTCTTCCGCCTCGCCACGGCCGATGTGCAGGGCGAGATCGCCCGCAATGTCGTCTCCTGGCTCGATCCGCTCGATCCGGTGCTCGCCGGCGACCGCGCCCGGCTCGCCGAGGTGCGGCAGGCGCGCGCCGACGCCGCGGCCCGCTATTTCGCCGACCATGCGAGCGAGTGGGACGAAATCCGCTCGCTGCATGTGCCCGAGGCGCAAGTCGAGGCCGCGATGCGCGAGGCGGTGGGCGAGGCCCCGCTGCGCCGCCTGCTCGATCTCGGCGCCGGCGCCGGCCGCATGCTGGAGCTGTTCGCGCCGCAGGCGGAGCAGGCGATCGGCGTCGATCTCTCCTCCGCCATGCTCGCCGTCGCGCGCGGCCGGCTCGAGGAGGCCGGCGCGCGCAATGTGCAGCTGCGCCAGGGCGACATCTATGCGCTGCCGATCGAGCGCAACAGCTGCGATCTCGTCATCGTGCATCAGGTGCTGCATTATCTCGATGATCCCGGCCGCGCGCTGCGCGAGGCGGCGCGCGCGCTCGCGCCCGGCGGACGCCTGCTCGTCGTCGATTTCGCGCCGCATCGCGAGGAGGCGCTGCGCGATGCGCACGCCCATCGCCGTCTCGGCTTCGCCACGCAGGAGATCAGCGCGCTGCTCACGCAGGCGGGGCTCGAGGTGCTGTCGCAAAAAGACCTCGCTCCCTGCGCCGAGGACGGCGGCAAGCTCACTGTCTCGCTATGGCTGGCGCGCGATCCGCGCATTATCGCCGACCCCCTTCCTCGAACGAGCTATGAGACTGCCTGA
- the metF gene encoding methylenetetrahydrofolate reductase [NAD(P)H]: MADARTSWPPGHFDISYEFFPPKTPEMEIQLWDSIARLAPLKPKFVSVTYGAGGSTRERTHNIVARLVAETDILPAAHLTCVSASRAEIDEIVRGYWNAGVRHIVALRGDPPTGVGTKFEPHPIGYQSSTELVRGIREIGDFEISVSTYPEGHPESRSIDDDIDALASKIDAGATRAITQFFFENDVYFRFLDKARKRGIKIPIVPGIMPVQNFKQTANFARKAGASVPGWLADRFEGLDDDPVTRRLIAAAVAAEQVLGLAENGVREFHFYTNNRADLVFAICHLLGVRPVTEKAAA; this comes from the coding sequence ATGGCCGATGCGCGCACCTCCTGGCCTCCGGGTCATTTCGACATCTCCTATGAGTTCTTCCCGCCGAAGACGCCGGAGATGGAGATCCAATTGTGGGATTCCATCGCACGCCTCGCGCCGCTGAAGCCGAAATTCGTCTCGGTCACTTATGGCGCCGGCGGCTCCACGCGCGAGCGCACGCATAATATCGTCGCGCGGCTCGTCGCCGAGACCGACATTCTTCCCGCCGCGCATCTGACCTGCGTCTCCGCCTCGCGCGCCGAGATCGACGAGATCGTGCGCGGCTATTGGAACGCCGGCGTGCGCCACATCGTGGCGCTGCGCGGCGATCCGCCGACGGGCGTCGGCACGAAATTCGAGCCGCATCCCATCGGCTATCAGAGCTCGACAGAGCTGGTGCGCGGCATTCGCGAGATCGGCGATTTCGAGATCTCCGTCTCCACCTATCCCGAAGGCCATCCCGAGAGCCGCAGCATCGACGACGACATCGATGCGCTCGCCTCGAAGATCGACGCCGGCGCGACGCGCGCCATCACGCAATTCTTCTTCGAGAACGACGTCTATTTCCGCTTTCTCGACAAGGCGCGCAAACGCGGCATAAAAATTCCGATCGTGCCCGGCATCATGCCGGTGCAGAACTTCAAGCAGACCGCCAATTTCGCGCGCAAGGCCGGCGCGAGCGTGCCCGGCTGGCTCGCCGATCGCTTCGAGGGATTGGACGACGATCCCGTCACCCGCCGTCTCATCGCCGCCGCCGTCGCCGCCGAGCAGGTGCTCGGCCTCGCCGAGAATGGCGTGCGCGAATTTCACTTCTACACCAATAATCGCGCCGACCTCGTCTTCGCGATCTGTCATCTTCTGGGCGTGCGTCCCGTTACCGAGAAAGCCGCAGCATGA
- a CDS encoding DUF2946 family protein, translating to MRAFLAIVSVCALLFSVFVAAAPHASARAGLQGAAQGASVFCHDRAPNAASVERGPAEKNGAKKQNSCPCCLAAHAAPAVLPERVALLLRLEPPAPMPAVFGVPPISLPHFALRQAVNCARAPPAFAPLA from the coding sequence ATGCGCGCGTTCCTCGCGATCGTCTCGGTTTGCGCGCTGCTATTCAGTGTCTTCGTCGCCGCTGCGCCGCATGCGTCGGCGCGCGCGGGCCTGCAGGGCGCTGCGCAGGGCGCCTCCGTTTTCTGTCATGATCGTGCGCCGAACGCCGCCTCCGTCGAGCGCGGGCCGGCCGAGAAGAACGGCGCCAAGAAGCAGAACTCCTGTCCATGCTGCCTCGCCGCCCATGCGGCCCCGGCGGTGCTGCCGGAGCGCGTGGCTCTTCTGTTGCGGCTCGAGCCGCCGGCGCCGATGCCCGCCGTCTTTGGCGTTCCTCCCATTTCGCTTCCGCATTTCGCGCTGCGCCAAGCCGTCAATTGCGCGCGCGCGCCGCCAGCGTTCGCGCCGCTCGCTTGA
- a CDS encoding energy transducer TonB family protein — translation MMKRHTFALLCGLTLICGDVAAMEDKAGDPKPTAAPVSSGLSQSKFLGLLYSEIAKRTPMNNTPGPGSATANFHIDAAGRVDKVTIARSSSAKHAELVRKILTGLQGPPPPAGSFEGSQTFNFH, via the coding sequence ATGATGAAACGTCACACCTTCGCCCTTCTGTGCGGGCTCACGTTGATCTGCGGCGACGTCGCCGCGATGGAAGACAAGGCCGGCGATCCCAAGCCGACCGCGGCGCCGGTGTCCTCCGGCCTGTCGCAGAGCAAGTTTCTCGGCCTGCTCTATAGCGAGATCGCCAAGCGCACGCCGATGAACAACACGCCGGGCCCCGGCTCGGCGACCGCCAATTTCCACATCGACGCGGCAGGCCGCGTCGACAAGGTGACGATCGCGCGCTCGAGCAGCGCCAAGCATGCGGAGCTGGTGCGCAAGATCCTCACCGGCCTGCAAGGCCCGCCGCCGCCGGCCGGATCGTTCGAGGGCTCGCAGACGTTCAATTTTCATTGA
- a CDS encoding ExbD/TolR family protein, translated as MAGLPTRFKNGDSLYQPLADINVTPLVDVMLVLLIIFMVTAPLLAKGMKVNLPQSKAAQPLNPKEPIVIVVSKEGKVALGADEVAPEALVDMVRAAMGDDLSRVVHLRGDKEANYGEVIAVMDRLAMNGITHLAILTDSRSKTGQAAAGVAPAVGAAPAAAPAPAAVPAPAGGAAK; from the coding sequence ATGGCTGGCCTTCCCACCCGCTTCAAGAATGGCGACAGCCTCTATCAGCCGCTCGCCGACATCAATGTGACGCCGCTCGTCGACGTCATGCTGGTGCTGCTCATCATCTTCATGGTGACGGCGCCTCTGCTCGCCAAGGGCATGAAGGTCAATCTGCCGCAATCCAAAGCCGCGCAGCCGCTCAATCCCAAGGAGCCGATCGTCATTGTCGTCTCCAAGGAGGGCAAGGTCGCGCTCGGCGCCGACGAGGTCGCTCCCGAGGCGCTGGTCGATATGGTGCGCGCCGCCATGGGCGACGATCTGAGCCGGGTCGTGCATCTGCGCGGCGACAAGGAAGCCAATTACGGCGAGGTGATCGCGGTGATGGATCGGCTGGCGATGAACGGCATCACCCATCTCGCCATTCTGACCGATTCGCGCAGCAAGACCGGCCAAGCGGCGGCCGGCGTCGCGCCTGCCGTCGGGGCGGCGCCCGCCGCCGCGCCGGCTCCCGCCGCGGTCCCGGCTCCGGCGGGAGGAGCGGCGAAATGA
- a CDS encoding TonB-dependent receptor: MHRHHLLRGVSAGALLVCASVIAPAFAQESLPTIDIGAAQTEGSPRPAPVSTWSPTRPDGTSAQVEKFKLPNTVASVTRKDIEDKINVIDTEDVVKYLPSLFVRKRNNGDTQAVLQTRTWGVSSSARSLVYADDLLLTALIGNDNTIGAPRWGLVAPEEIERVDMLYGPFSAQYPGNSLGGVLQITTRMPDKLEVTAKQSVSLQDFSLYGTNKLFNTEVTSASVGDKVGDFSWFVSANYQHGTTQPLTYATTGAGVMYPGAYWATNKFGAPNVVVGSTGNLENDQINAKLKLAYDFSQAIRATYTLGFWSNDGTSIPDNYLAPGTQNFSATPALSGSTLQSFGSGYYRIQEKMLTNALAVKSNTGGPFDFEISASHFTYLQSDQRSPWSALATGGYTQAGKDARYDGTYWTLLDLKGILRPEGFLSGHDVSFGLHGDQFHLNNPTYLTSNWTAGAATAYPGVVLSVGNGTTRTQALWFQDSWKVRPDVKFTVGGRWEHWEATDGYNQSLPTSAVNSTATAIAATNPNSVQPIYQPNLYHTRFSPKGSLQWTPDEDWTLTGSIGLANRFPTAKELYNLSTVSSTGQNVNPNPNLRPEVALSSEIAVERKIGEDGNVRVSFFNEEVRDAIISQSSYLAGTNVLSTTNSNVDKIRNRGVELAARKDNVLLKGLELSGSLTYLDARVLADSSWVPSTAYPWNTSVVGKNVPNVPDWRWTLAATYRPDEHWALTAAARFQGRMWTTLDNNDVAHGVYQSFDRFFVLDTKISYKWNQHISFAFGVDNINNYKYFLFHPFPQRTFVFSGKYEFGHNRGERGIFFEGDEPGLFDAFRTALAR; encoded by the coding sequence ATGCATCGTCATCATCTGCTGCGCGGCGTCTCCGCCGGCGCGCTCCTCGTCTGCGCGTCCGTCATCGCGCCCGCTTTCGCCCAAGAATCGCTGCCGACCATCGATATCGGCGCCGCGCAGACCGAGGGCTCGCCCCGTCCGGCGCCGGTCTCGACCTGGTCGCCGACACGCCCCGACGGCACGTCCGCGCAGGTCGAAAAATTCAAGCTGCCCAATACGGTGGCGAGCGTCACGCGCAAGGATATCGAGGACAAGATCAATGTCATCGACACCGAGGACGTGGTCAAATATCTGCCGAGCCTGTTCGTGCGCAAACGCAACAACGGCGATACGCAAGCCGTGCTTCAGACGCGCACCTGGGGCGTCTCGTCGAGCGCGCGCAGCCTCGTCTACGCGGACGATCTGCTGCTGACCGCGCTGATCGGCAACGACAATACGATCGGCGCGCCGCGCTGGGGCCTCGTCGCCCCGGAGGAGATCGAGCGAGTCGACATGCTCTACGGCCCGTTCTCGGCGCAATATCCGGGCAATTCGCTCGGCGGCGTGCTGCAGATCACGACGCGCATGCCCGACAAGCTGGAAGTGACCGCCAAGCAGAGCGTGTCCTTGCAGGATTTCTCGCTCTATGGAACGAACAAGCTGTTCAATACGGAGGTCACGAGCGCCTCGGTCGGCGACAAGGTCGGCGATTTCTCCTGGTTCGTTTCCGCGAACTACCAGCACGGCACGACGCAGCCGCTCACTTACGCGACCACGGGCGCCGGCGTGATGTATCCCGGCGCCTATTGGGCGACGAACAAATTCGGCGCGCCCAATGTGGTGGTCGGCAGCACCGGCAATCTCGAGAACGATCAGATCAACGCGAAGTTGAAGCTCGCCTATGATTTCTCACAGGCCATTCGCGCGACCTACACGCTGGGCTTCTGGTCGAATGACGGAACCTCGATCCCCGACAACTATCTCGCGCCTGGAACCCAGAACTTCTCGGCCACGCCCGCCCTCTCCGGCTCGACCTTGCAGAGTTTCGGGTCGGGGTATTACCGCATCCAGGAGAAGATGCTCACCAACGCGCTGGCGGTGAAGTCCAACACGGGCGGCCCGTTCGACTTCGAGATCTCGGCCTCACATTTCACCTATCTGCAATCCGATCAGCGCAGCCCCTGGTCGGCGCTCGCGACGGGCGGCTATACGCAGGCCGGCAAGGACGCGCGCTATGACGGGACCTATTGGACGCTTCTCGATCTCAAGGGCATCTTGAGGCCGGAGGGATTCCTTTCCGGTCATGACGTCAGCTTCGGATTGCACGGCGATCAATTCCACCTCAACAATCCGACCTATCTGACGTCCAATTGGACCGCCGGGGCCGCCACCGCCTATCCCGGCGTCGTCCTTTCGGTGGGCAATGGAACGACGCGGACACAGGCGCTCTGGTTCCAGGACTCGTGGAAAGTCCGGCCCGACGTCAAATTCACGGTCGGCGGGCGCTGGGAGCATTGGGAAGCCACGGACGGCTACAATCAGTCGCTGCCGACGAGCGCGGTCAATTCGACAGCGACGGCGATCGCGGCCACGAATCCGAACTCCGTGCAGCCGATCTATCAGCCCAATCTCTATCACACGCGCTTCTCCCCCAAGGGATCGCTGCAATGGACGCCGGATGAGGACTGGACGCTCACCGGCTCGATCGGCCTCGCCAATCGCTTCCCGACCGCGAAGGAGCTCTATAATTTGTCGACGGTCTCGTCGACAGGCCAGAACGTGAACCCCAATCCCAATCTGCGGCCCGAGGTCGCGCTTTCGAGCGAGATCGCGGTGGAACGTAAGATCGGCGAGGACGGCAATGTGCGCGTCTCCTTCTTCAACGAGGAGGTTCGCGACGCGATCATTTCGCAGAGCTCCTATCTCGCCGGCACCAACGTCCTCTCCACGACCAACAGCAATGTCGACAAGATTCGCAATCGCGGCGTCGAGCTCGCCGCGCGCAAGGACAATGTGCTGCTGAAGGGATTGGAGCTCTCGGGCAGCCTCACTTATCTCGACGCGCGGGTTCTGGCCGACAGCAGCTGGGTCCCATCCACGGCCTATCCCTGGAACACCTCGGTCGTCGGCAAGAATGTGCCGAACGTGCCCGACTGGCGCTGGACGCTCGCCGCCACCTATCGGCCGGACGAGCATTGGGCGCTCACCGCGGCGGCGCGCTTCCAGGGCCGCATGTGGACGACGCTCGACAACAATGACGTCGCCCATGGCGTCTATCAGAGCTTCGACCGCTTCTTCGTGCTCGACACCAAGATCTCGTATAAATGGAACCAGCACATCTCCTTCGCCTTCGGCGTCGACAACATCAACAACTATAAATACTTCCTGTTCCACCCGTTCCCGCAGCGGACCTTCGTCTTCTCAGGAAAATACGAGTTCGGTCATAATCGCGGCGAGCGCGGCATCTTCTTCGAGGGTGACGAGCCGGGCCTGTTCGACGCCTTCCGCACCGCCCTCGCGCGGTGA
- a CDS encoding DUF2946 family protein produces the protein MALLTFVRLLFVLALLTQVAAGAFASPQSGGARLCGFTHSEARVPTVVDASEQAPQRETGHRHGACVLCLFGSGDAPLHARILAVDPLAVASGARLSFVYAEGLVRFFVDRNASARAPPSLS, from the coding sequence ATGGCGCTCCTCACTTTCGTCCGGCTCCTTTTCGTCCTCGCCCTGCTGACGCAGGTCGCGGCCGGCGCATTCGCGTCGCCGCAGAGCGGCGGCGCGCGGCTGTGCGGCTTCACGCATAGCGAGGCGCGCGTCCCGACCGTCGTCGACGCCTCCGAGCAGGCGCCGCAGAGAGAGACGGGCCATCGACATGGCGCCTGCGTCCTCTGCCTCTTCGGCTCGGGGGACGCTCCGCTCCATGCGCGGATACTCGCCGTCGATCCGCTCGCCGTCGCCTCCGGCGCTCGTCTTTCCTTCGTCTATGCCGAGGGGCTGGTCCGCTTTTTCGTCGACCGCAACGCCTCGGCGCGCGCCCCGCCGTCCCTCTCCTGA
- the metH gene encoding methionine synthase gives MSFDKNHGPKILAALEQAASERILVLDGAMGTMIQRHKFTEADFRGERFKDHPKDLRGNNDLLTLTQPDAIEAIHRAYLEAGADIIETNTFSCTAIAQADYGLEHIVYELNLEGARLARKAADAVARETGVPRFVAGSMGPTNRTASISPDVSNPGFRAVTFEDLRAAYHEEALGLIEGGADILLIETIFDTLNAKAAIYAVEDAFEKVGTRFPVMISGTITDLSGRTLSGQTAAAFWNSIQHAKPFSIGFNCALGAREMRQHIAEVSRIADTRICAFPNAGLPNEFGLYDESPEYMAELVGEFAKSGLVNVVGGCCGTTPPHIAAIAGAVKGVAPRAIPEIEPLLRLSGLEPFTLTKDIPFVNVGERTNVTGSAKFRKLITNGDYAAALDVARDQVANGAQVIDINMDEGLLDSKKAMVEFLNLLAAEPDIARVPVMVDSSKFEVIEAGLQCLQGKGVVNSISLKEGEEKFIEAATKVKRYGAAVVVMAFDEAGQADTFARKVEISGRAYKILVEEVGFPPQDIIFDPNIFAVATGIEEHCNYGVDFIDAARAIKTTLPHAHVSGGVSNLSFSFRGNEPVREAMHSVFLYHAIAAGMDMGIVNAGQLAVYEKIDPELREACEDVVRNRRPDATERLVDMAERFKGAGAKSAEKDAAWREASVEKRLEYALVNGVADYVDQDVEEARLASARPLDVIEGPLMAGMNVVGDLFGQGKMFLPQVVKSARVMKQAVARLLPYMEENKETRSSAGKILLATVKGDVHDIGKNIVGVVLGCNNFEIIDLGVMVPTAKILETAKAEKVDIIGLSGLITPSLDEMCFVASELEREGFSAPLLIGGATTSRVHTAVKISPNYSKGQAVYVTDASRAVGVAQALMSQSSRADYVAKTREEYEKVAEAHARAQAEKQRVSLAAARANAFAIDWSAYEPPKPSFLGARVFASYDVAELVPYIDWTPFFQTWEFKGRYPALLEDSERGAAAQQLFEDAQTMLARIVEERWFNPKAVIGFWPANAVGDDIALFTGEGRVERLATLHTLRQQLLRRDGKPNVALADFVAPEGAGADYIGAFVVTAGAQEAKISERFARANDDYGAIMVKALADRLAEAFAERMHARVRREFWGYAADETFTPEQLIGETYRGIRPAPGYPAQPDHTEKATIFRLLEAEKRTGVALTESYAMTPASSVSGLYFAHPQAHYFGVAKVERDQVEDYAARKGVETAEIERWLRPVLNYEPAPHSELVEPAQ, from the coding sequence ATGAGCTTCGACAAGAACCACGGACCGAAGATTCTCGCCGCGCTGGAGCAGGCCGCGAGCGAGCGCATTCTCGTCCTCGACGGCGCCATGGGCACGATGATCCAGCGCCACAAATTCACGGAGGCCGATTTCCGCGGCGAGCGATTCAAGGACCATCCGAAGGATCTGCGCGGCAATAATGATCTGCTGACGCTGACGCAGCCGGACGCGATCGAGGCGATCCATCGCGCCTATCTCGAGGCCGGCGCCGACATCATCGAGACCAACACCTTCTCCTGCACCGCGATCGCGCAGGCAGACTATGGTCTCGAGCATATCGTCTACGAGCTCAATCTCGAAGGCGCGCGTCTCGCGCGCAAGGCCGCCGACGCGGTGGCGCGCGAGACCGGCGTTCCGCGCTTCGTCGCCGGCTCCATGGGCCCGACCAATCGCACCGCCTCGATCTCGCCCGACGTGTCCAATCCCGGCTTTCGCGCCGTCACATTCGAGGATCTGCGCGCCGCTTATCACGAGGAGGCGCTCGGCCTAATCGAGGGCGGCGCCGATATTCTGCTGATCGAGACGATCTTCGACACGCTGAACGCCAAGGCCGCGATCTATGCCGTCGAGGACGCGTTCGAAAAGGTCGGCACGCGCTTTCCGGTGATGATCTCGGGCACCATCACCGATCTCTCCGGCCGCACGCTCTCCGGCCAGACGGCCGCCGCCTTCTGGAACTCTATTCAGCACGCGAAGCCGTTCTCGATCGGCTTCAATTGCGCGCTCGGCGCGCGCGAGATGCGCCAGCATATCGCCGAGGTGTCGCGCATCGCCGACACGCGCATCTGCGCCTTCCCCAACGCCGGCCTGCCCAATGAATTCGGCCTCTATGACGAGAGTCCCGAATATATGGCCGAGCTCGTCGGCGAATTTGCGAAGTCCGGCCTCGTCAATGTGGTCGGCGGCTGCTGCGGCACCACGCCGCCGCATATCGCCGCCATCGCCGGCGCCGTGAAGGGCGTCGCGCCGCGCGCCATTCCCGAGATCGAGCCGCTGCTGCGCCTTTCCGGCCTCGAGCCTTTCACGCTCACCAAGGACATTCCCTTCGTCAATGTCGGCGAGCGCACCAATGTCACCGGCTCGGCCAAGTTCCGCAAGCTGATCACCAATGGCGATTACGCCGCCGCGCTCGATGTCGCGCGCGATCAGGTGGCCAATGGCGCGCAGGTGATCGACATCAATATGGACGAGGGCCTGCTCGATTCGAAGAAGGCCATGGTCGAGTTCCTCAATCTTCTCGCCGCCGAGCCAGACATCGCGCGCGTACCGGTGATGGTCGATTCATCGAAGTTCGAGGTGATCGAAGCGGGCCTGCAATGCCTGCAGGGCAAGGGCGTCGTCAATTCCATCTCGCTGAAGGAAGGCGAGGAGAAGTTCATCGAGGCGGCGACCAAGGTGAAGCGCTATGGCGCCGCCGTCGTCGTCATGGCCTTCGACGAGGCGGGACAGGCCGACACTTTCGCCCGCAAGGTGGAGATCTCCGGCCGCGCCTATAAGATTCTCGTCGAGGAAGTGGGCTTTCCGCCGCAGGACATCATCTTCGATCCCAACATCTTCGCCGTCGCGACCGGCATCGAGGAGCATTGCAATTACGGCGTCGACTTCATCGACGCGGCGCGCGCGATCAAGACCACCCTGCCCCATGCGCATGTGTCGGGCGGCGTCTCCAATCTCTCTTTCTCCTTCCGCGGCAACGAGCCGGTGCGCGAGGCGATGCATTCGGTGTTCCTCTATCACGCCATTGCGGCGGGCATGGATATGGGCATCGTCAACGCCGGCCAGCTCGCCGTCTATGAAAAGATCGATCCCGAGCTGCGCGAAGCCTGCGAGGACGTCGTGCGCAATCGGCGCCCGGATGCGACCGAGCGCCTCGTCGATATGGCCGAGCGCTTCAAGGGCGCCGGCGCCAAGTCTGCGGAGAAGGACGCCGCTTGGCGCGAGGCCAGCGTCGAGAAGCGCTTGGAATATGCGCTCGTCAATGGCGTCGCCGATTATGTCGATCAGGATGTCGAGGAGGCGCGCCTCGCGAGCGCGCGGCCGCTCGATGTGATCGAAGGCCCGCTGATGGCCGGCATGAATGTCGTCGGCGATCTCTTCGGCCAGGGCAAGATGTTCCTGCCGCAAGTGGTGAAATCCGCGCGCGTGATGAAGCAGGCGGTGGCGCGTCTCCTGCCTTACATGGAGGAGAACAAGGAGACGCGCTCCTCCGCCGGAAAAATCCTGCTGGCGACGGTGAAGGGCGACGTTCACGACATCGGCAAGAACATCGTCGGCGTCGTGCTCGGCTGCAACAACTTCGAGATCATCGATCTCGGCGTGATGGTCCCGACCGCGAAGATTCTGGAGACGGCGAAGGCCGAGAAGGTCGACATCATCGGCCTCTCCGGCCTCATCACGCCGTCGCTCGACGAAATGTGCTTCGTCGCCTCGGAGCTGGAGCGCGAAGGTTTTTCGGCGCCGCTGCTCATCGGCGGCGCGACGACGAGCCGCGTGCATACGGCGGTGAAGATCAGCCCCAATTACAGCAAGGGCCAGGCGGTCTATGTGACCGACGCCTCGCGCGCGGTCGGCGTCGCGCAGGCGCTGATGTCGCAATCCTCGCGCGCCGATTATGTCGCCAAGACGCGTGAGGAATATGAGAAGGTCGCGGAAGCGCATGCGCGCGCCCAGGCCGAGAAGCAGCGGGTGTCTCTCGCCGCTGCGCGCGCCAATGCGTTTGCGATCGATTGGAGCGCCTATGAGCCGCCGAAGCCGAGCTTTCTCGGCGCGCGCGTCTTCGCCTCCTATGATGTCGCAGAGCTCGTCCCCTATATCGATTGGACGCCCTTCTTCCAGACATGGGAGTTCAAGGGCCGTTATCCCGCCCTGCTCGAGGACTCCGAGCGCGGCGCGGCGGCGCAGCAATTGTTCGAAGATGCGCAGACGATGCTGGCGCGCATCGTCGAGGAGCGCTGGTTCAATCCGAAGGCTGTGATCGGCTTCTGGCCCGCCAACGCCGTCGGCGACGACATTGCGCTCTTTACCGGCGAAGGCCGCGTCGAGCGGCTGGCGACGCTGCATACGCTACGTCAGCAGCTCCTGCGCCGGGACGGCAAGCCCAATGTGGCGCTCGCCGATTTCGTCGCGCCCGAGGGCGCGGGCGCGGATTATATCGGCGCCTTCGTCGTCACCGCCGGCGCGCAGGAGGCGAAGATTTCCGAGCGCTTCGCCCGCGCCAACGACGATTATGGGGCGATCATGGTGAAGGCGCTCGCCGATCGTCTGGCGGAAGCTTTCGCCGAGCGCATGCATGCGCGCGTGCGCCGCGAGTTCTGGGGCTATGCGGCCGATGAGACCTTCACGCCGGAGCAATTGATCGGCGAGACTTATCGCGGCATTCGTCCGGCGCCGGGCTATCCGGCGCAGCCCGACCACACCGAGAAGGCGACGATCTTCCGCCTGCTCGAGGCGGAGAAGCGCACCGGCGTCGCGCTGACGGAGAGCTATGCGATGACGCCGGCGTCATCGGTCAGCGGTCTCTATTTCGCGCATCCGCAGGCGCATTATTTCGGCGTCGCCAAAGTCGAGCGCGATCAGGTGGAGGATTACGCCGCCCGCAAGGGCGTCGAGACCGCCGAGATCGAACGCTGGCTGCGGCCGGTGCTGAACTACGAGCCGGCGCCGCATAGCGAGCTGGTCGAGCCGGCGCAATAG